Proteins encoded by one window of Teretinema zuelzerae:
- a CDS encoding amino acid ABC transporter permease: MNRPFDIAFAFSVIPALLPFLAVTLAVTIASAFAGSVLGLAVARMRLSRSPLWKNLAAGYTTVLRCTPSIVLLFLVYYGLPELARSLFGFRIEFWHKGVFVVTAFALIMSASLSEVFRSAWLSVDRGQFEAAVSAGLSPLQAQLRIVLPQAAVSALPNFGNALIILMKEGALAYMVGLIDAMGQGFLVISRNYGGRALETYLALSVLYWGLTVLVERGFLAAERRLGRGRRSVNR, translated from the coding sequence ATGAATCGGCCCTTCGACATCGCATTCGCATTTTCGGTCATTCCCGCCCTGCTGCCCTTTCTCGCGGTTACGCTCGCCGTAACCATCGCTTCCGCGTTCGCCGGAAGCGTGCTCGGTTTAGCCGTCGCGCGGATGCGGCTTTCCCGTTCCCCGCTGTGGAAGAATCTTGCCGCCGGATACACGACCGTCCTGCGCTGCACTCCTTCGATCGTTCTCTTGTTCCTGGTCTACTACGGCCTGCCCGAACTCGCGCGCTCTCTGTTCGGCTTCCGCATCGAGTTCTGGCATAAGGGCGTCTTCGTCGTAACCGCCTTTGCCCTTATCATGTCCGCTTCCCTCTCCGAGGTGTTCCGATCGGCCTGGCTTTCCGTGGACAGGGGGCAGTTCGAAGCCGCCGTGAGCGCGGGTTTGAGCCCGCTGCAGGCGCAGCTGCGAATCGTGCTTCCGCAGGCGGCGGTGAGCGCCCTGCCTAATTTCGGCAATGCGCTGATCATATTGATGAAGGAGGGAGCGCTCGCCTACATGGTCGGGTTGATCGACGCGATGGGCCAGGGCTTCCTCGTCATTTCCAGAAACTACGGAGGCCGCGCTCTGGAGACCTACCTTGCCCTCTCCGTGTTATACTGGGGTTTGACGGTGCTCGTCGAACGCGGCTTTTTAGCCGCCGAGCGCCGTCTGGGCCGCGGCAGAAGGAGCGTGAATCGATGA
- a CDS encoding amino acid ABC transporter permease, which translates to MNLDVDFLLRTFALALRGVPVTLGLSFSALLLAAPAGLVFALIRMHRLRILNQLTAVWVSFVRGTPIILQILIVYSMLPSLVNSAAVRFGWSVRVFDISPFWYALIVFTLNTAAVLSEVFRSAILTVERGQLEAALAAGLSPLQAWTRIVLPQAFLVALPNLSNTAVNLIKGTSLAFLMTLQDVTAIARIEASYGYNYIEAYIDIFIIYIAMGVAVQYFFSFVERRLGSFRQPPSFR; encoded by the coding sequence ATGAACCTCGACGTCGATTTTCTGCTTCGCACCTTTGCGCTCGCGCTCCGCGGCGTTCCCGTCACATTGGGTCTTTCGTTTTCCGCCCTCCTGCTCGCCGCTCCCGCGGGCCTTGTCTTCGCGTTGATCAGGATGCACCGGCTCAGGATTCTCAATCAGCTCACGGCAGTTTGGGTGTCGTTCGTGCGCGGAACGCCGATCATTCTCCAGATCCTCATCGTGTACAGCATGCTGCCGAGCCTGGTCAATTCCGCCGCCGTCCGCTTCGGATGGAGCGTACGCGTATTCGATATTTCGCCGTTCTGGTACGCTCTCATCGTTTTTACGCTGAACACGGCGGCCGTCCTTTCCGAGGTATTCCGCTCCGCGATTTTAACCGTGGAGCGCGGCCAGCTCGAAGCCGCTCTCGCGGCGGGACTTTCTCCCCTGCAGGCCTGGACGCGCATCGTGCTCCCGCAGGCATTTCTGGTAGCCCTTCCGAACCTGTCGAACACGGCGGTCAATCTGATCAAGGGAACGTCCCTGGCCTTCCTTATGACTCTGCAGGACGTTACCGCGATAGCCCGCATCGAAGCGTCCTACGGCTACAATTACATTGAAGCCTATATCGACATTTTCATCATTTACATAGCGATGGGAGTTGCCGTGCAGTATTTCTTTTCGTTTGTAGAGCGTCGGCTCGGCTCGTTCCGCCAACCCCCCTCGTTTCGATAG
- a CDS encoding transporter substrate-binding domain-containing protein, with the protein MKKSLNLLCVAFLSLFVLGSLSAGGKAESASGPRKILSAHTQSYVPYGYIDENGRSEGFEIAVLRAVDELLEEYEFEFAGTSDEDLLIGIESGRYSMGTKGAWVTEERKKKFLFPENPIAASIIGITFRKADEGKIRDLRSFAEYSGKLVPISPQSAQFAVVGAYNAANPDAPIKLVPSDVFIINDAYLWVLEGRYDAFFDIKLSYQKSVVSETGAFHSLADRLSYVPYKGIPTWPLFNRNETELAAAYDRAIAVLRERGTLEELSVRYFGEDVFQYVNQ; encoded by the coding sequence ATGAAGAAATCATTGAACTTGCTTTGCGTCGCCTTTTTAAGCCTCTTCGTACTCGGCTCTCTTTCTGCCGGCGGCAAGGCCGAGTCGGCCTCCGGACCCCGGAAAATTCTGTCAGCCCACACGCAGTCGTATGTACCCTACGGTTATATAGATGAAAACGGCCGCTCCGAGGGCTTCGAGATCGCGGTTCTCCGCGCCGTGGACGAACTGCTTGAAGAATACGAGTTCGAGTTCGCCGGCACCTCGGACGAAGACCTGCTGATCGGCATCGAGTCCGGCCGCTACTCGATGGGCACCAAGGGCGCCTGGGTAACGGAAGAACGCAAAAAGAAATTCCTGTTTCCCGAGAATCCTATCGCCGCGAGCATCATCGGAATAACCTTCCGCAAGGCCGACGAAGGAAAAATCCGAGATCTCCGCAGCTTCGCAGAGTACAGCGGCAAGCTCGTTCCCATATCGCCGCAGAGCGCCCAGTTCGCGGTAGTCGGGGCGTACAACGCGGCGAATCCGGACGCGCCGATCAAGCTCGTTCCCTCCGACGTATTCATCATCAACGACGCGTACCTGTGGGTGCTCGAAGGGCGCTACGACGCCTTCTTCGACATCAAGCTTTCGTATCAGAAATCTGTCGTCTCCGAAACGGGCGCCTTCCATTCCCTTGCGGACCGTCTGTCGTACGTTCCCTATAAGGGAATTCCGACCTGGCCGCTGTTCAACCGGAACGAGACCGAGCTCGCCGCCGCCTACGACCGGGCAATCGCCGTATTGCGCGAGCGGGGAACGCTTGAGGAACTTTCCGTACGATATTTCGGCGAGGACGTTTTCCAGTACGTCAACCAATAA